The DNA segment TCAGGGCTCTCTACACAAGTAGAAATGCTCGCATCACATCCTGTATCACGAGGACGTGGGCGCTGAGGACGATCATCTGCTGTATCGGCTAATGCCAATGATGAAGCTGCTATTACCAGTGTAACTAATAATGTAAATTTCATTAAGACCTCCAAAAATTACTAAATGCTACTGATAAGTCAGTATATAGCGCATCTAGTCATTAATTAGTAGTTCTTATCCAGTTCAGTGACATTTTACGCGTGACGAACTGACTCACTTTCAAAAAAACTCATCGAAAGTTTGAAATTATTCTAGGGTCTGACAAAACTATGAGCACAAGAACTACATTTCAGGAACCAAACATAGTGCACCTTGCACATCTGCCATTGCCCCACTTGCGTTCATAGGAAACTTTGCAACGATAGTGTCTGCCAAAGTTTTTACATTCAAATGTTTTCCACTCTTAAAAAATGATGTGAGTTTTGAATCAGTTGTGCCTGAATTTGCAAGCAAGTACTCAATACTTTTTGGTGTGGCTTTCCAACCACGAGATTTAAGTAAACCAATTGCAAGTGCTGCAGACCCTGCGGCTACAGGTGACGCCATTGATGTACCTTGTAATCTTGCGTAGCGTGAACCAGGCATAGTTGACATCAGACCACCCGCTTCTGAATCAGAACCAGGAGCACCTAGCTCAACGTACTGTGTGCTGTAGTTTGAAAAATAACTGCGTGATCCTTTTTTTGCATCAGTAGCACCAATTGTTATCATACCGCTAAATACGGCACCATAAGATGCAGGTGTTTGAAAGTTTGTTGCTGTTAACTGTTGATTGTCATTACCAGCAGCAACAACCACAGTTACACCTTTACTGATCGCATAGCTAACTGCTGATTCAGTAGAGCTTGCCTTACCTGGGCCACCTAAACTCATATTAATAACTTCGGCACCATTATCAGCTGCATATCGAATGGCGTTATCAATTTTAGATGATGAAGCACCCGATACGTTTCCGAAAACATTAAGTGCCATGATTTTTCCAAATCGACCCATAACACCTATTCCACCACTGTTATTTCCCATAGCTGCTGCTGCAAGACCAGCAACGTGTGTTCCGTGATGAACTGCTTTCCAGTTTCCTACGGGGCCAGGATTACCAGTACGATTCACAAAATTATAACCATGAACATCATCGACATAACCATTTTTGTCATCATCGATGCGGTTACCAGGAATTTCTCTTTTATTAACCCAAAGATTCCCACGTAAATCTTCATGCAAAATATCAACACCCGTGTCGATAATAGCAATCACCACATCTTTTTTAATTCCCTGAGCATTATAAAATGTTTGATACGCTTGATTTGCACCGATGGCATCAAGATGACGTTGTTGATTAATCAAAGGATCTACTGCTTGGGGTGAAAGTTCCGATGGATACTGTACTACAGAATCAGCGATACCAACCAGACAAGCATCTTTTTCTACGAGATTTTGAATTTCACCAACAGACATTGCTCGTGGGAGAATCCATTGAAGCGATTTTACTCCACTGCTTGTGAGTTGTAGATCTGCTGAGTCTACTTGTACCCCTTCTAAAATTTTGCCTGAAGCAAGACATTGATCTTTTATAACTGCAACGAGCTCTGTTCCTTGATCAAGAATTTTATTTAAAGAATCAGATGTTGGTCCGTTTACTACACCAAGGTGTCCTTGTGATAAATTTAATCCAACAGAACTAATTTGAATTTTACCTCTAGATAAAAATGGATCTTGTGACGAACTTGTTGCGCAAACATTTTGATCATCTCCCGATGATCCGCAGCCCGCCAGTGCTAGAATTAATATAAATGATGTTATTATTCTCATCCTACCCCCTTGTTAAGGTGTGTTTCACTGCTTTAATTTTTCGGTAATAGAATCAGAACTTTGTTTGATGGAAAAAGAAACCCTTAATTTGCCATTTTGGGAAAAAAAGTACCAAACGTTTACAAATGAAAACTCTTTTTTAAATCAATGAGAGAATGTCAGTGCATTGTGTTTACGAATAGAAATAAATTGGAAAAGATTACCGTTAGTGTATTCACGAGCTTCAGCCTCATACCACGGTGGTGTTTCTCTTAAAATCGAAGTCTCTACTCCATATTTATTTAAGGCATTATTGATAAAATAATCAGGCTGACTGAGTTGAGTTTCAACGATTTGTTCAATAATGCTTCCAGCTGTTCCATCGCCATAATTATTTAAAACTGAATAGTACATTTGAGCTGTGTATGCATTGCCTTGAGTCGTTGCAGTTTTAAATAATTCACTCCAAAAACTAAATAATCCTGAATTACCCGTTTTACCTACAGCCGCATCAGAAATTAGACCAATGGCTGCACCACAAGAATAATAATTTCGATATCTTTTAAGTGCATCTGACGAGCGAAGACTTGAATTATACAAACCCAGTACACAGCGATTGACTGCTTGAGTTTGCAAAGCAAGATATTCAGTTTTATTAATCACTGATAATTCAAAAAGTGCTCGATAAGCAAAGGCATCTGCACCGCCTTCATGCATCCAAGCTTCAAAATCTCCATTGCCTGGAAAAAAAAGATCACCATTCCAAAGATGGGCTAACTCATGGGCAACAAGTTCCATCACATCAGTTATATTTTTATCTGTTGAATCATGCCACTGGCTTCCAAAAGCAGAAAGTCTTACTTGCTGATGCAAAACTCCACCTCGTGTTCCACTAAATGAAGCAAGCTCTGAATAAGAAAAAAGAACTAAGGGTTTAGCCTCTAAATTAAAACTAGTTTTTACTGTGTAAAAATCAATTAAAGTCGGAATTGCCTTGGCGATTTTTTTTTGCATCCATCTAGGAAGTTTAGGATCAATGATCGCCCTGTAATGACTTGCTTCATGTATCGGGATATTTCCAAAATAGATGTACCGCCCCTCACGCTCACTTTTCCAACTGACACTTTCCGTTGATAAAGTATCAGTTACTAATACTTGTTCACCTGGGGCTGGAGTAAATGTGTAGTCAGCTACAACTTTTGGTGAACTTTTTTCTAAAAGATCATTTGGATTACACACACGCATTCCTGGACAAAAAAGTGGGCGAATATCAAAATGCCCAGTGTAAATCGCCATACTGCCATCTGAAAATGGAACAAAAAATTCATAATCGCGTGGAGCATCAGAGAAATGAGGAATCATTTTAATTTCAATTTCTGTAACTGACCCGCTTGATGAGTGTATTACCTCATGGCCATTTAACTCCGCCACTTTCATAAGAGAATTTACCGGTTGCCAAGTGTTTGTGCGAAAATGAGAACGCTGCCTTCGAAAAACAATTCCATTCACAGGCTCTGAAAAATGATATTTCACATTCCAGGTACTGCCACCATCAGAATTTCTAAGATGAGCAACATTAATGTGAGTGCGAAATTCTTGTACGTTTATGTCGTCACTGATCCAACCGCATCCGCTAAGCGAGAGAAAAAGCATTATAAAATTTATTTTTAATCCTACCCGCTTAAGCATATCCCCCTCATGGCCCCTTTTAATTAAACTTGATTGTAAGCTCCCCTAAACCACCAAATCCGTAGAGTGCTCCCAACCACTCTCCCCAACCATTTGTATAAAAAGTAGATCTTTTAAACTCTTCATGCCGAAGCAGTAACTCTTCTTTTGTTTCAGGTAACCAAATTGATAAACCACGTGCTTGTTTTGAATGCTGGCTTCCAAGAACAGAGCGAATTACCGTAAGATCAAGTGCCTGATTTACATTTTCAATGGCGGTTTTTAGAGCAATATTATTCTGATTTGAAATATCTTCTTCTCGGATAAATTTATCAAGTAAAGCCAAGTAATCACCTGATTCTTTAAAACCACCAAGATAACCTGGCGTTTGTATCACCACCTGTTGAAGTTTTAATCGTCTGATGGGTTCTACACTTATATAGTTATGTAATTGATTACTAAGTTCATACAATGCAGGTACAAGTTTTGATCTTAATTGAAAGCTTGAAATTGTACTTAGAGTTTCAGTGATTTTTACTTGTGATAATTCTGGTATTAATTTTGCCATTAGCTCAACTTGTTGTGGCCCAAAGTTTTTATCCGAATTTAGTGCTGCCATAATACGGCCATACGGAAGACCCGAATAAGGTTGAACCTGTGCTGAGCCGATGATGTAACGTGTAACATCTGAAATCTCATTCACAACTTCCACAGTCTGCATCAGACAAGCATCGCTTATAAAAATATCAATGGGTTTTCCTTCTAATGACTGGTTGACTGCTGATCTTACTGCTTGCCCCAAGAGTGGAACGTTGCCATAGAGCGCTTGATCATTTTGTTTTTTGGCTTTCCAACCGGTTCCATGGCCCCAAATGACAACCATATAATTAGTGGCCGGATACTCTCTCACTCCCCATTTAAGAAAACGACTCAAGTTTGCTTCTAATGGAGCTCTTAGTTTACGATTAAATGTAGTGACTACTGGAGATTCTATATCGTTATCTGTTGATGTATAAAAATCTGTTTCATTTAATCCTTCATAACTCTTGGTTTTTGATTCAAAAAGATGAAGTCGTTTCACCAAGGGTGTGTTTGCCTTAGTATACTCAACCACCACATCAGATTTTATTGTTGAAGCGCTTTGAAAATTCTGGTCACCACCAGATCTTTCCATTTCAGCAATATCCCAAAGTGCAAAGGGCTTTAAATCTTCTCCGACGGTCATAAAAACAAGAACCGTCCAAGGTTTATAACAATTGCGACGCTGACTACGATGTGCAAATTCTTTGTACCCAAGATTTCCACTCGAAGTTTTTACAACGTCTTTAGTAAAATCATAATTACTAGAATTAATATCACATGGCTTTTTCGGAAACCATTGAGGTGCTGCTTTAGCTTCTTGCCATAATAGTACTGAGACTATTATGGCAAGTATGAGATCCATATATTTCATTTTGAACGTTCGATTAATTTTTCAACAATTGCAGCCAGTGGTTCTGGATTCGGTTCATTCTTACTTGATTTCATATTTGCTGAAATCGTAGCCGGACCTCTCCAACCTGCAGGTATTGGAGCTATGCCATCCCATTCTGCCGGATTTATTTGAGTATCACCGATGGCCATAGCTTTTTTACCAACTGGCCCACGCCACAAAAAATCAGGATGAATATTTGAATACCATTCACCACCAATGATGTTTCCCTGTGCGTCTATCTCAAGATCATAAACGTAATTTACGATCTTTTTCTTTTCTCCCCGTGTTGATGAATGTGAAGGTGCCATTGAGTCGTCCATGATGGTTACTTTCATAAAAACACCCACCACTGAAACTGCACTGGTAGAACGATATGTTTTAAATTTATCAATAGTAAATCGTGATAAAGGTACTGAAGCTTGTCGCCAGTGTGTACCCATCTCTAAAGTTTGTGGATTAAAATAAGTATATTCATAACTCTGAACGGGGTGATTCCACACTTGAAGATCATATGTATTATCTAAAACAAAACTTTGTTTTTGTGCCCCAACAAGATTTGTTGCAGTCATATGCCACGTACCAGGATTCACATCAACACAAGGATGATTTCCATCTTGATCAACTGCTGGAATAATTCGCCCCATCATATCTTTTGCTGGCTTATTTTGCCGACAACGATCACCGATGAAATGCACATCCGGTGGTGCGGTAGCCCAAAGAAGAGATGCAAGACCTTTTATATCAGATGGATATAATGTAATACTTCTTCCGTCAGCTGTAGATGTCACAACTGGAGTGACTGGTTCCTCTAAATTAATTGCGGCACCAGACCATCCATGACATATCCCCATCCAACCCCAAACTCGGCCGTAAAGATTTTGATAAAATTCACCCATACCCCATACTTGACGCGTAAGTGGTAAGCTATTATCTCCGATAATCAGATCATATTTTTCTGAAGGTGCGAGCGCATTAAGATTTCCAAAACTTGTTGCCGGGTGTGCTGCGATATATGAAAAATTCGTAAGCCAATCTTTTGCATTAGGAAATCCAGGATCAGAATATCGATTTCCGATAACTCCTTTAACCATAGGCCAAAATGTTTCTGACCACGGTTGTTTCGTGACAGCACCAATAGTGAGTCCGCTGGATTCCATTTGTTGAATATTTTTGATATATGAAGTGGTCTCTAAAATTTTATCGACTTGTTCATTAGGTAGAATTCCACTTTTACCAGGAATTGTATCTTTAAGACAAACACGTGAACCATTTTGAGTGGTACACATTTTACTTCTCATGGCATCACGCATTTCAATATAAGCACCTGATGCAACTTCTTCAGGGGTGAATTTTTTTTCTGTGATAATATTGCCACGGATATCTTTTTGTACGAAGGGCTCATCTAATACTTTTGCCGGATTTGCATGAAAACGATTTAAAAAATCTTTTAACTCTTTTACGTCTGTGTTTGCAGTGCTTTTTGTTGATACTGCCACCATCAATACTACACTTAAGATTGCTCCAACATTTAAACGCAACATACTAAACCCCTCTCCCCTTTAATCATTGTGCTCAACCGTTATTTAAATGTTTGTGTAAAAAAAGGGGGTGACTTTTAGGATCACCCCCCGAATTCGGTAAACTTAATCTAAAACTTACTTAGGTTTTTGATCTTGTTTTTGCTCAATAGCTTTTGGAGCTTCTTCTTGTTTTTGCTCTACAGCCTTAGGAGCTTCCGCTTGATCTTGTTTTTGTTCAACATCTTTTGGAAGTTCTTTGGGTGTTTCTTCTTTAACAACTTCTTCTTGTTTTTGTTCTTGTTTTTGCTCAACAACCATTACGTAGGTGATTGAGTAAGACTGGCTGGTTTCTTTGCAAGTCTCTTCTTGTTTTTGCTCTTGTTTTGGAGCTTCTTCTTTAGGTGTCTCTTTTACAGGAGCTTGGTCTTGTTTTTGACCTTGTTCAACAGCCTTAGGAGCTTCTTCGATTGCTTTAGGAGCATCCTTTTGGTCTTGTTTTTGTTCGACTTCAGTTGGAACTTCTTTAGGTACTTCACAACCTTTTGACTCATTTAATGTAATGGTCAAGGTGCTAGCACCAGATTGTTTTTGACCTTGGTCACCGTCTGAAGTCATTGCGCCTTCAGAAGCTTGAGCGTGAACACCATTAACTGAACCACCAGAGAATGCGAACACACCTAAATCAGTTGTACCTTCACGAAGTGTAACGGTATCACCTGAGATAACTGCATAATCAGCTCTTCTCAATAAATCACGTCCAGCTTCGAGACCAGCAAAACCTGAAAGGTCAGCTTCGCTCTCACTTACGCGATCAATTCTTCCTTCAGCACTGCGAGCACTTAAAGAACCAGCATCTGCAGCATTATTTAAACCAGCTGCAGGAGCACTGTTGTCTGAGTTGCTACCGCAAGCTGAAATAGCTGCTACGGATAATACGGCAAGTGCCATACGAACTACTTTAGATGAAATCATTGTTATCTCCTTGTTTGTTAGTATTATTATTTTCCCTTAACCTGTTTGACCCTTGTTAAGTGTTGTCACGGTTCCACTTAGCAAAGAGAGGGCCAATGATTTTAATAAAGTTGAGACCGTTAATAAACCTTTTGTGTGTCAAAGTGAACACCACATTGTCCCAACGCGGGTCACGGTTACTCAAACGCAAAACACTTGAGCTACTTCCTAACCATCTGGGTTGAAGTCGGACTAAAAACAAGTTGGCAAAAGAATTGTATTGATGCGTGACGTACATTAATGAGGTTCAAGGGGGAAAAATGAAAACCTTTTTGGTGAGAGTATTTGGAATTACAATTTTATCTATCGGATTAAGTGCATGTTCTGATAGTGGCGGTGGTGGTGGTGTTAACTATATGATAAGCCCAAACGAAGTATCTATTAATGGTTGTCTTTCATTAGAGAAACTTTTTGGACGCATGCAGGGATTCCCGCAAGACCTTAAAGCACGACGTTATACAAAAGATATCAATATAGATGCTCCAGGCCGACCTCGTTATGCTGCGATGCTTACAAAATCAAATTTTCAATTTGTGGAAAGTGAATTTCAAAAGATTCATGAATTTCACGGAGCCAAACAAGCTGATTGCGCAACAGTATCTATAATAAACGAAGCAAACCAACCTGATGATTATCAAATAATAGCGGCCACACCAACTCAACTTGATTTAAAACAAGGAGAAACTAAAACCATCACGCTAAAGTTACTAGGCCCACAATCTATTGAAGTCTCAAAATCGTCTCAAGCTTTAGATATGTGTCGTATAGATAAGCCCGACCTCATTAATTTACAATTTACGTATCTATTAAAGTGGGGAGGTACTGAAATCGCAACTCCAACTGAATCGGTATCGACTTCGATGTTATTAAAAATGTCAAATGCCGGTGCGCCGATGCCCGCAAGCATTAATGAACTAGTTGCATCTATAGATAATGCTCCACCAGAAACAGCAGTTTTAGCAAATGAACTTAGAGATTTGGCATTAACTCCTGGAAACCCAGATGAAATGACTTGCACTGGTATCTCAGCACCAGCGCCACCCCCCAGTGAAGAAGAGGAAGATAACACACTACCCTCACCAACACCGGAACCGACTCCTAGTGGAGCAGGTCTATCTATATAGTACGTGTTTAATAAGAAAGTAGGAGTCTCATATGGCTTTTGTTGTAGACGAACTAAATGATATTGTTCCCGATAGAAAAAGAGTTGATCCAATTTTTCAAAACCTAAAAGGTGGAATGGTTGTATGGGATGCTGATCACAACTGCCACTTTGCCAGTGATTCTCTAAGCCTACTTTTGGGTGGTCATGAAGCTCCAACATCTATTACGACTCCAAGTTCATTAATCGGAACTCCCACACTGATCAGCGGAAGATATCAACGTTATATTAATACCACACAAGGACCACGTTATATTGATACGACTGTACAGCCCGTTGTAAACCGAGATCAAAAAATTATTGGATATGTTGCGATTTGCCAAGATATCACTGAACTTCAAGAGCCTCTACAATACCAAACCAAATTCATTGAACTTCTAAAAGGTGTTGCAAAAGGAATTACTCCGTATCAAGCATCAGAGATGATCTATAAATGTGTACAGCATTTTGGTTTCAGAGAGATGCGTATTATTTTATTTAAAAATGGAATTTTACAAACAATGTGTCAAATAATGGATGGCCATGCGGAAACCATATCATCACAGTGGGAACATTCTTTACGCAGTGACCCACATAATCCGCTACTGCTTCAGTTACAAGAGTTTCATCGCACTGGACTCATTTACCCCAAAGTGTTTCAGCCAAATACTGCATCTTATTCATCAGAAGTTAGCTATACTGATTTAATTTGCCTACCTATAGTAGATCAAAATGAACTATTAGGCTTTTT comes from the Oligoflexia bacterium genome and includes:
- a CDS encoding S8 family peptidase — encoded protein: MRIITSFILILALAGCGSSGDDQNVCATSSSQDPFLSRGKIQISSVGLNLSQGHLGVVNGPTSDSLNKILDQGTELVAVIKDQCLASGKILEGVQVDSADLQLTSSGVKSLQWILPRAMSVGEIQNLVEKDACLVGIADSVVQYPSELSPQAVDPLINQQRHLDAIGANQAYQTFYNAQGIKKDVVIAIIDTGVDILHEDLRGNLWVNKREIPGNRIDDDKNGYVDDVHGYNFVNRTGNPGPVGNWKAVHHGTHVAGLAAAAMGNNSGGIGVMGRFGKIMALNVFGNVSGASSSKIDNAIRYAADNGAEVINMSLGGPGKASSTESAVSYAISKGVTVVVAAGNDNQQLTATNFQTPASYGAVFSGMITIGATDAKKGSRSYFSNYSTQYVELGAPGSDSEAGGLMSTMPGSRYARLQGTSMASPVAAGSAALAIGLLKSRGWKATPKSIEYLLANSGTTDSKLTSFFKSGKHLNVKTLADTIVAKFPMNASGAMADVQGALCLVPEM
- a CDS encoding LuxR C-terminal-related transcriptional regulator, producing the protein MAFVVDELNDIVPDRKRVDPIFQNLKGGMVVWDADHNCHFASDSLSLLLGGHEAPTSITTPSSLIGTPTLISGRYQRYINTTQGPRYIDTTVQPVVNRDQKIIGYVAICQDITELQEPLQYQTKFIELLKGVAKGITPYQASEMIYKCVQHFGFREMRIILFKNGILQTMCQIMDGHAETISSQWEHSLRSDPHNPLLLQLQEFHRTGLIYPKVFQPNTASYSSEVSYTDLICLPIVDQNELLGFLTLATPTFLISNETLRPHGKLSIFADELAPVMRRIFFYTGHDADEYHRLRTRLENYNLNQKQIRILEMLIRGESNKGIAEAIHLSEQGVKYHVGNLLEKFESKNRVELRGKLNQILKATN
- a CDS encoding clostripain-related cysteine peptidase, which codes for MDLILAIIVSVLLWQEAKAAPQWFPKKPCDINSSNYDFTKDVVKTSSGNLGYKEFAHRSQRRNCYKPWTVLVFMTVGEDLKPFALWDIAEMERSGGDQNFQSASTIKSDVVVEYTKANTPLVKRLHLFESKTKSYEGLNETDFYTSTDNDIESPVVTTFNRKLRAPLEANLSRFLKWGVREYPATNYMVVIWGHGTGWKAKKQNDQALYGNVPLLGQAVRSAVNQSLEGKPIDIFISDACLMQTVEVVNEISDVTRYIIGSAQVQPYSGLPYGRIMAALNSDKNFGPQQVELMAKLIPELSQVKITETLSTISSFQLRSKLVPALYELSNQLHNYISVEPIRRLKLQQVVIQTPGYLGGFKESGDYLALLDKFIREEDISNQNNIALKTAIENVNQALDLTVIRSVLGSQHSKQARGLSIWLPETKEELLLRHEEFKRSTFYTNGWGEWLGALYGFGGLGELTIKFN